From the Candidatus Effluviviaceae Genus V sp. genome, the window GGTGTCGGCATCCAGGAGCTCGACGCGGACATGATGGAGGCCCTGGACCTCGACGAGGACGTCGAGGGCATCCTCATCAACGAGATCTATGAGGACAGCCCCGCCGAGGCGGCCGGCCTCATGAAGGGCGACGTTATCCTCACGTTCGCCGGCGAGAAGGCGACCGATGTTACGGCGCTCGTGAAGACGGTCAGGGACAGGAAGCCCGGCGAGAGCGTCGAGGTCACCGTCCTCAGGGACGGCGTCGAGACGACGCTCATCGCGACGCTCGGTGAACGCGAGGCCGAGGAGATGGTCTGGATCAACCCGATCGATATGGGAGAGATCAGCCTCGAGTTCCTCGAAGCACTGAACGAGATGAAGATCCCCGAGATCGAACTCGGCATTGCCGGCCTGGCCCGGAGGGGCAAGCTCGGCGTCTACGTCGAGGACATCGGCGGCGGTCTGGCCGAGTATTTCGAGGTTCCCGACGGCAAGGGTGTCCTGGTCGAGGACGTGGTCGAGGACGGGCCGGCCGACAAGGCGGGCATCAAGGCCGGCGATGTCATCATCCGGATCGGCGACGAGCGCGTGACGAACACCGCGACGCTGGTCAAGGCCATCGCCGGCACGGAGTCTGGGGAGCCCACGCCGATAGGGATCGTCCGAAAGGGCCGGGAGATGGAGGTCACCGCCACCATCGAGCATCCCGAGGTCACCGGCGAGGAGCTCAGGCACAAGCTGATGATGATGCAGGGAGCCACGGACGAGCACACGCGGCAGCTGATGCTGCAGGACCTCTCCGAGGAACAGCGTGAGATGCTCGAGGAGGAGCTCGAGAAGCTCAAGGACGAACTCGAGGAGCTCAAGGAGGAGCTTCGCGAGATGAGGAACCGGGACTGACAGCAGACACGTCAGGCGCGGAGAGCCGCGATCTCTCCGCTTTCAGGGCCCCCTGCCTTCCAGCTCACGGCGGGGGGCCCGGCCTTTGTGTGGAGGCTCCACCGGCCGCTTGACATGTCGTCCGAAACCCCGCCCCCCGCTTCACGGACGCACGACGTCAGGAGACCGTCGTCCCGTAAACCGTCCTGACGAGCCGCTCCATCGCCGGCGAGAGCTCTTGTCCGCGCCGCCCCATCACGACGCGCGCCGTCTCGAGGGCGCGCTCGATGTCGTGGTCGGCGACACCCGCTCCGGTGGCCCAGGTGAAGGGCCGGACCTCCTTCGGGGGGAAACCGTCCACGGCGAGGTTGGAGAAGACCCCGACGGTCGTGCCGGTATTGAGCTTCGTGCCGATGGCGGTCTTCGAGTGGTCGCCGATGAACGCGCCGACGAACCGCGAGCCGGTGTCGATCGTCTCGCCGCCCATGACGACCGTAACGGTCCCGTACGTGTTCTTGAGGTCGCTGTTGTCGGTCCCGGCGCCCAGGTTGACCCAGTGACCGACGTACGCGTGCCCGAGAAATCCGTCGTGCTGCTTGTTAGACCACCCGAGGATGGTCGAGCACTCGACCTCTCCCCCGACCTTCGAACCCGGACCGATGACGGTGCCCTCGTAGATCTTCGCGCCGACCTTGACGGTCGACCCCTCGCCGATGAAGGCCGGGCCCTGAATGTAGGCGTTCGCCATGACGGTCGCGCCTCGTGCCAGGTGAACGGGGCCGCCGCTCGCGTCGATGACGGCGCCGGGAGCGATCGAGCTCCCCTCCTCCATCGAGAGGCCCGCCAGCCTGACGACGACTGCCTCCTTCGCCACCTTCCCTTCACGCCCGCCCGAACCGACGAGGAGTCTGATGTCGGACTCGATCTCCTCCTCGGCCAGTCGGACGAGCTCCCAGGGACGGCCCACGACGCGCGCCGGCACCTCCTCACTCCCGTCGAGATCCAGGTCCTGAAGCCCCGCCCCGCCGGCCAACGCCTCGAGGCGTCCGCGCACCGGCTCTTTCAGGAGCGCCCCGACCGCCAGCCCTCCGGAGGTCAGGAGCGTATCGGGTCGCACGTCAGCCAGAGAGGCCAGCAGGCAGTCGTCGGCGAGCACATTGGCCAGCATGACGCATGTCGGCCCGTCGTCGAGGTCGGCATACCCGGCCCCGGGCCTCGCCTCCGCGACGACCTCCCGCAGCTCTGGACGCGGCAGATAGCCGACCTGCCAGTCCGGCCGCCGGAGCGTCACCTTCTGTGCCAGCGTGAGTCCTCCGACCCGCAGGTCGAACACCGGTCTCAGCGTGGTCAGCGGACCGAATCGGTCGCTGCCTTCAGCCTCGTAGATCAGACACTGCATCTCGACGTCCCCTCCGTCTATCGTCGTCTGGCGTTCTCCTCGACCTCCTCGAGAAGCCGCCGGTAGCTCTCGTACCGTCCCGGGTCGATCTCGCCGGCCTCGACCGCCTCCTTGACGGCGCACCCGGGCTCCGGCACGTGCCGGCAGCTCGTGAAGCGGCACTCGCCCACGTACTCCAGAAACTCCGGGAAGAGCGACGGCAGCTCCTCCGGTTCGATCCTCCAGAAGCCGAGCTCCCGGAACCCGGGCGTGTCGGCGACGAACGTCTTCTCGTCCAGCGGGAAGATATGGACGTTCGTCGTCGTGTGCTTTCCCTTTCCCGTCTTCCGGCTGACGCTGCGTACC encodes:
- the rsgA gene encoding ribosome small subunit-dependent GTPase A, whose product is APYEAAGYTVLPTCAISGDGVEELRHELAGRFSVLAGPSGAGKSSLLNAVEPGLGLRVRSVSRKTGKGKHTTTNVHIFPLDEKTFVADTPGFRELGFWRIEPEELPSLFPEFLEYVGECRFTSCRHVPEPGCAVKEAVEAGEIDPGRYESYRRLLEEVEENARRR
- a CDS encoding PDZ domain-containing protein, with the protein product MMCRKLRVAALVMPVLALLAVPSFAQSDGTVVLETPEKGRGETLVITAEEVDGTMYVQAAPAKDEHTRKEIKVVKAGESHAWLGVGIQELDADMMEALDLDEDVEGILINEIYEDSPAEAAGLMKGDVILTFAGEKATDVTALVKTVRDRKPGESVEVTVLRDGVETTLIATLGEREAEEMVWINPIDMGEISLEFLEALNEMKIPEIELGIAGLARRGKLGVYVEDIGGGLAEYFEVPDGKGVLVEDVVEDGPADKAGIKAGDVIIRIGDERVTNTATLVKAIAGTESGEPTPIGIVRKGREMEVTATIEHPEVTGEELRHKLMMMQGATDEHTRQLMLQDLSEEQREMLEEELEKLKDELEELKEELREMRNRD